In Antennarius striatus isolate MH-2024 chromosome 20, ASM4005453v1, whole genome shotgun sequence, the genomic window ATGAAAAATCTGGTTTTCCAGCTAGGGTGGGGAAATATATTGGCCTTAAAAAAATACCTATTCACCATTTTGCAACTGGTGAAAGTTCACTGTGAATCTGATATTGCGGTCCTTTGCTCTCTAGGTAAATGGTCACTAAATAAAGTTTATCGGCTGAATTCTATGGATGTCTGTGAATGCACTGGATTTGTATGTTTCTGTTACATACTGATTAATTATGAAGCTTGTTaacattattaacatcattttaACCTCTTGTTCGTCAGTATTTTCCATCATACTTTGTTGTAATTTGTTTGTTCTTACTAATACTAACGGATTATTCTAAACAGTCCCAAagtatgttgggtttttttggggcaAAGTAAAATCTAGTTCATATCATTTCTTCTTTGGCTGCAGTGAGAGACCACCGAAGACCTCGTCTCCAGCCCACAGTGCACATAGTTCAGGTTGGTTGTCCTTATTCATTGCATGACTTCCTTTGTTTCTAATTAAGGGTTTTTGTGTCATAATGTCTTGTGCAGACAAGCCCACATAGCAGCGTCAGTCAACAATTCAATGGGCAGACTGTCGAGCAAATTCAAAATTCCTTGTTTGTCATCGGTTCATATTTCTTTATAATCCTTTCCCCCTGGTGGATCCAGTTTGATACAAGATAAGGTACAGGAGGAATCAAAGCTGACACAGGCTGCTCAAAGCACTACTTCAAACAAGATGCTATTACTCCTCAAACCTGCCAAGATGATGCAGTTATTCAGTCTGGGCTCTGCAGGGGTATGTAGTCAGATCCAGCTTTGATAAAAGATCTTCAACCTCACCAGtggcagaggaaaaaaaaagaagaaagaagcaatGCAATTTGTCTGCCTTGCTAACTGATCTCACATCTGGTGACACATTTATTCTACTTATTTTGTGCTTGAGAGAATCAACGAAACATCAGAAAAGTTACTTTGGGGACTTCGAACTCACCAAATCAAGAACACAACAGATGTGAAAGATCAGTAATGCATTCTTTCCCTCTCCCTCAAATGTCTTCATTGTCACCACTCAGCCTGTACTTGTTTTGATGGACATTGTGTCCCTGAGGCCAAAAGTAATACCAACAAAACACATTGTAACCTGTACTTCAGGTCTAGGCAGCTGTCAAATAGATGACAAAGACGAGAGGTTTGGGATTATGAGTACAAAAGCACATTATTTACTGTCTCAGCAGAGTCTTCATGTCAATTGGGTTTAACGTGCAGTCTGAGCATTCCCTGCCCTCTGGTGTAAGTGAGTGCTGGAGAtactaatttttttaaacaaggttGAAGGACGACTCTTAAACTACAAAACTAATATATTGTCATTTGCATCAATTGATAATCAACGAACTTCTCAGTTTCAGTGTTATTTGCCCATGTATTTAGACATTCATTACTCAAAACCAGTCCAACTGAGGTTAATGAATTTCCATTTGGAAATTGAAAATGACAACATTTTCAAGAACACAATTTTGTAATTGTTTTCAACTGAAAATGAAGTGACCTAATTTTTTAATGAGTGAAGTCAATTCTCGCTTCGATCTTTGACGAAAAGATTGGTTGACGAAGCTTCAATGGTTTGACGAAATCCCTAAAGGTCATTAAAGTCGAGTTTTTTTTAGAGGATGAAATTAAATCATAGCTTTTGTTGACCATTTATTCCTTATCATAACCTCTCATGGCTTTGGTGGATTTAAGTACCTCTCTTTGTTTAGCCGAGGCTAAAATGGAGAAATATATTGAGGCCTCCGAGATACAGCCAGTATATGAGTGCTGGTATATCTGTGTGTACTGTGCAGGGAAAAAGAGAGTGCAGGGAATCATTACCAAacactgggaaaaaaacaagcttGCTGCCAGAGAAAATGTGTTCGCAGACATGATTTAATACATGAGAATGAAACATAAGCCTGATTTGTTTGTTGCTTTCTGTTAAGGTATATTTAGGTAATGTTTTTCATGCATCTACAAATTACTGAGTTGTTTTCCAACACCACAGGTGGTTCTCCCATTTTGGGTCCCAAGAGCAATATAGCCCCAACAGACAAGCTCTCGGTTCCACTCAAAGTCAACCTCTTGCAGTTCAGGAAGAATGTGTCTGACCTCCGGATACAACTCCATCAGATGAGACAGCTTCAGGCAAGACCCCTATTtcctttttaatcattttcatgTGTTGGTATCTACTACACACATCTTTGTGTATTGGAATTCTGATATTTCATTTCCACCATGTGCTTTCCCACAGCTCCAGAACCAGGAGGCATTACGAGCCCATCTAAAGCGGGCAGAGCAGGAGATCAGCGTTAAACTCACTGAGGCTATGCGAAGTCTGGAGGACCCTGTCCAAAAGCAAAGAGTCTTGGTAGAAGAGGACAGGCACAAGTACTTGGGTCTGGAGGAGCGTGTCCTCACACAACTTGGGTAAGGAGGCATACTGGGGTGACGTCACAGGATGTAACCTATCCAAATGTGGTATGACTGCTAAGATGTACGATATAATTCATTTTTGATTCGTATTTGCTTTAATACCAATAAGTTTCTAAATGGATTTAAAGCATATTTGGTTGTACGTATTCATTATTGAATGTTTATTGTCAGGGATTTTACTGTGAGAGACTGCAGTCACAGGAAATCCCCAAAAAAGGCTTAATATTTTATCAGCTCACCCATGCTATTCACTTCTACTCTTGACAAGCCAACGCCTTGAAAATTACAACTCACAGGTTCATACAGGCAGCGCCGCCCGCCTCTCAAAAACAGCAGACATGAACAATGGACACAACTGTCTGTTACATTCTCTCTAACCTGCCGTAAATTCGCATTCCTCATCTAGGGAACAGTAActtaatgtttttatataagTGTTTACAGGCCAGGTTGATCAAAATAGTGTCAATAAACGCATTGATAGCAGCTCATGGAGACAGGATCACAGACGAGGTGGAAGTCAGTCGATTAAACTCGCTGTTACCTTTGGTATCAAGCCAGCTGTGAGTCAGCAAAACATGGCTGCTAGCCCTTAAAATGTAAGACGTGGTAATTAGGGCTGTTGGCTTTAAGACCAGTGGGAGACTTGAGGTGTGAAATCCGTGAGGAGTGCAGTCTCTCATAAGCTATAAGGGCACATTTTGTTACACACAGTATAACAACTGCCAGTTTACAAAAAAGACCTGAcactatatattaaattatatgtaTGGTAATCCAAGGGCTGGAATActtgaaaaaaaaggaaatgagttCAACCTAGGAGATTTAAATAGGATGGCAGACAATTGTTGCTCTAACTTCTGAAtggtttttaatgaaaaatagatcaacagtggcacagtgggtagtgctgttgcctcacagcaagaacgttctgggtttgattcctttcctTCCCCATGCCTGTATaggttctcttcaggttctccatCTTCCAACCTTTccgtgtggttgtttgtcttttgtgtggccccattatgagctggcatcttatttggggtgtaccccgccttttgCCTGTTGCTatccgggataggctccaacagacccatgacctgcaagTCGGATAAGCGAATgtagataaaacaaaaatggaaaCTCTATTACTTTTGTCCTCATCTGGCATTTTCCATTATCATTTCTTTGGAATGTAGCTCACGGTCTCCTTATTCCCTTCCTCGCTTCATCTTGGAAAGCTCTATCAAAGTGTTTCTCAAGGGTACCAGGCCACCCTCGTTTTCAATCTGACGTTACCATTGCCGTGTTTCCCCTCAGGGTGGAATTCTTCTTAGAAAAATGGGAGGGTTGTAAAGCTTGATGTTTTCTGTGAGGCAGTTCTCACTTTAAAAATAAGCCTTCATTGGGTTAACAAGAGTTTTTGGTTTTCCATTTAATGTAAATAGTCATTTCAAGCAATCTTTAGACAGAAAAGTGTGCATTGTGGGAAGGTTTACTATTGTTGTTCAACCTTGTGCATGCTGTATATTTCAGTGATCTACTGTCTGATTTAACTTTTGCCCCTTTGTGGGGTAGTGTTGTTTTTAAGATAAATGATTGTGTTCTGCCCCCTGGTGTTTAGAGAGGTTACATTACAGAGTAACTACCGTTTATGTTCATCAGAGAAAGGAGAACCGCTCAATGACTTCTTACTGAGTTTTCATTCTCGTCTTTTCCTTGAACATGTTGTATGTACACATCATTGTCTACCAGGTTAGATTGTGGGGGAAAACTTAAATTTTCCCTCACAAAATCAAAACTCTTTGTCATCTCCACTCatatgtttgtgtctgcagcGAGCTGGAGCAGTATGTAGTGTCTCTGCAGAAAGATTTGGCAGCAACACGCAGAGTGGTGACCCTGAAAGATGTGGAGGAGGGAGCGGTGACTCTGAGGAAAGTGGGCGAGTCTCTGGCAGGACTCAAAGGTATGTCAAAAGATCaagttttttatatttgtgcTATCAGTTTTACAGATAAATAATGTTATtacattcaaaaaaattttttttttatgataaatgGGGTTTATCAGATATGATGCTCAGATACTCAATAAAGTGATTAAACTTTAAGTTAATAATTTATCTCTTAGGTGATTTGATGTAGATTGCGATACTTTAATGAGATGATAATTgagtaaattaaataatattctCTGAAATGACAGTGTTTGGAGCTATAAAATAAAGCTTCTTGAATCAgacttttaaagaaaataatatcaATCACTCATATATCAAAACAATAACTGGACATGTTCCTTGGTGTGTTTCCTTAGGAGAGTTCCCAGCCCTGCAAACCAGAATGCGAGCTGTGCTCAGGGTCGAAGTGGAAGCTGTCAAGTTTTTGAAGGAGGAGCCTCATAAGCTGGACAGCATGTTGAAAAGGGTCAAGAACCTGACTGACACCCTCAGCACCCTGAGaaggtagagaaaaaaaaagtctctcagTGAAGATAAAGAGGTGATCAGGTGAAGAGCAAGCAGGGATGTTGAAGATGAAAACTAAACGGCCCCCCTCAGAGCTTCACATAGGGGTTAGGATGTGGGACATTTTGCTATTCAATTATACCGGCGAGGCTTCTGATCAAGATTAGGATTGTGTTCTCCGTCGCTGTCAGTGAACTGATCACTGAATTAATTAGCTGCACACTGCAGGGTCTGATTTCCATTTTAATATATAACAGATACCACATTTGCTCCCCACTTTTCTGTCATTGTCCCTGCATGACTCTCTTGttgtaaaagtaaataaataaataaaaatcatgccTGCGTTTAAAACCATAAGACATCTCAGCGTAGCTGTGGCTTGTGGTTTTACCCCTCATGTCAGAATTAATCTGTTAATTTTCATACTTTAACTCAGTTTGATGTGCAATATTTGCAATATGAATGCAGGGAAAAAAGATTAGATATGTTATTGCCTTTAACTCTGGATATGAAGTTGATTTCTGTCAAACTTGATTCATCTTTGCACGTTAATTCTAAGTGAATGACTTAAAGTGAGCAGTTGAGTAAGCGAAACAATTTAGGAATTTTATTTCAACAGTGCATTTATAATATGTTTTATAAGACACACTGTTTTCCTCCTCCATGCAGATGCGCTACTGAGGGCCATCAGAAGGCACCAGATCCTCCCACTAATGTCACAATGATCGACAGCCcttcagcaacagcagcagaacatAACCCTGCAGAATCTTCCCAAGTATCACCCCAGCCTAGTTCTGCGTCAGCTCAGCTGGAGCCCCAGACCTCCACCATCAGATCAGAGGTGATGCCTTCCTCTCCGGTAGTCATCCATCACGTCCAGAGTTCCCCGGTCTACATGCAGCAGTCCCAGCAGTCGGCAGCCTTGACATTGCAGCCCAGTCCACCACTGACTCCCAGCCCCTCTCACACCCCTATTCCCAATCCAAGCAAGAGTCAAGGCCGGGAATCTCCCAGTGGGGGATCCTCGGATCAACCAAGTTATAAGAAAACAAATGGGAATTCAATAAATAATGGAAACAGCACTGCCAATCAAGTTCTTGTCATAGAGGAGCTCCAGATCAGTCAGGACAAGAGCAAGAACAGAGCTCTGTCTATAGAGGTATGTTTAatgatctgtgtgtttttatcaagCAGGTGTGGAAATATTCTCTCGCTGTAATTAGTATTGTTGTAAATGTCACAGCTGACACCTATTTCAATATTTGTtgttccagaaataaaattgtcTGACGCAGTTTGCCTTGAATTTATGGAACCTTTCATTAATGATCCCTCTCTTTCAGGCAGCAGAGAAGGAATGGGAAGAGAAGAGGCAAAGCATGGGACACTATGATGGGAAAGATTTTGATAAGATCCTCCAGGAGGCCCAGGCCAACATGATGAAGGGCATTCCCAGTCTGGATGTTGATGAGAACCCAGGCCTTCCCCCTGCTGCTAGCGGAGACACCCACAAACCAGTGGAATCACCATCAGGTACAAATGTAACAGAAATGTCAactcagatttattttaatttgagtgTCCTCTTAACTTCATCGGTATTGTTTTGATGACAGAGGAGACGCAGTCTGAGCCTAATCCagacaaaacagtaaaaaaaggGCCTGAGAAACTTCCAAAGCCTGTGATGGAAAAACCAGCTAAACAGGCACTGGAGAGACCCTCCAAGAGTGCTGCCAAACCAGCGTCCACTGACAGCACCAAGCAAACGTCTGAGAAGTTCAACAAGtccccaccacctcctcctccaaggAAGACCTTTCCCAGCTCCAGCTCAGGCATGACCACCACTCGCTCTGGCGAGGTGATCTTCATCAGGAAAGAGTCTGTGACGACTCAGGTCAGTCTGCAGCTTGTGATCTCAATATTAACATTGAGAAAGCGTCTCCTCAACTGTTTTCAGATTTTGGTatcatgcattttcatttttggattttttaatTCTAATGTATGTATGCGGTGCAATTCCTTAAAGGAAGATGAAGGGGATGCTCCACCTCCCGCTCCACAAACCAAACCCACCAAGGTTCCTCCAGAAACCAAGCTGAAGCCGgccacccctcctcctctcacgGCTTCAGTTAGtggggaagaggaggacgaaggAGACAAGATCATGGCAGAGCTCCAGGTTAGAAAAGCgcctcacacacatacatgtattcaaaaacacttaaacgacaggtgggtgagggtttcCCATCGTTTCTTCCAATGGTAGTTGACTTCCCCTGAAGTCTACAGTGATGAGCTCTGTCATTGACTGCTTGATTTTGAATCAACCTCCCTCCATGTGAGATTTTTCAGTGGCTCCAAAGCAGAAAACGCTGAAAACTTCCCTCTTCAAAAACCACTTTCCTCGTTTCCTCCCCTTCACTGTTTTCCATTCTTTAGGTTTTCCAGAAGTGTGCAGTTAAGGATGTGGGGGTGAAAAACTTGGTAGAACCCACAACTCGAATTGAACCACAAATCAGGGAAATAAGACCTGGGGCCTTGTTGCCCCTAAAAGAGAAAAAGGTAAAATATACACTGCTATGCAGCTACTCAGCTACCTGCCTGCCTCTGTCAGCTGTCTGATTCAGTGGATCGGCTGTGTCTTAACCCTTCTACAAGTTTTGCACCCTTGCTTTTGCTCAAGAGAAACCTGTAACATCTGCCTCCAAAAATACTCTTCCTGGCTGCCTCTGTTTCCTTCCCCACTGCAATTCTGCTGGATTTCACATCTTGAATATCTCAGGATTAAGTCTGCATAGAGAGAAGCCTCTGAAAATGTGCTCTTGTTTTTTCGTGTGTCTGAAACCAGACAATGATGTATTTGAAGACCGATTTAATCATCAGTTGTCTTGTCTTTCAAATCAATAAAGACCTTGGCACTGTATTCTAATGGCAATTCAAATGTCTTGTGTCTTTCTTTAATGGAGCGTTAATAAAgccaatttcttttcttttttaaaaaaaagaaaattgaacaAAACTACATATTGAAACTCACTGTGGCAACACAGCTAGTGTTCGCAGACTTGGTTCACTTGAGGTCAGTCTGGCCACTTTGCATGCTACTTTACCACATTTAAACTCCACTGTTTCTCTTTGCCTTGCTGAACTTATCTCCAGTATGCTTCCTCAGCTTTACACCTACACAGTATTAACCAGCAAAACCCTGTACTTACAAAATAATACACTCATGTAATATGATTTTGTCACATCACAATGTATCTGTTTGAGGAAACTCACAACCAAGTTTTCAAAACCTGCAGTCTAAAACTCATTGTTTTAGACCACAGGTTTATTGGTCTTCAGGGGCTAACAAGATAGTggttactgtaaataatgaaagaaatgtgCATTAGTTAATATTgcaaagattatttttttaaccgaTGTGTATTGTATGagcaagacagaaaacagaatatAAAGATTAATACAAAAAATTGCTGGAGGCCACATTGAGCAGACAGAGTTTTACCAATTAATAAGTTGCTGATATGGTCACTGTCAAAAAAAGTTATCTATTCTCAgcttataaaattatttaatcatttctcCCTCAATTTGTACATATAGCATAAAAATAAGATTAACATTATGAAATTTTAGCCAGACTGAGCATTCTGTAAATGATTTGCTGTCACCTTGTAGAAGGTTGTTGCCCAATGCAGTTCTGACTGGATGCTGCTGgtattttttatgtaaattcAGTTAATGGACAGCAGCCTTACACACCAGTTGCACAATAATACTATTCCCTCACACACTGTCCTAGCAGAGCTCAGAACCCAGTCGAGAGGATAAAGATCCAGACACAGATGAAAATGGCAACACTACTGTCCGTCAGAGCCAAGGGGTATGTCAGACTGTAGATTCTATGCAATATTCCGACTTACAGATATAATATATGCTCTATATTTTAAGAGATTTTAAACAGCTACTTCTTTGTTTCTTAGGTAATATATTATGTGACTGGCCAGATTCCCAAAGAGCAACAACCCCCATCAGGAATGGAGGAAACCTCTGAACCTCGAGAACCCACACAGCCTTCATCACAGGTGTCAAATGTCAATGTTAATGACAATTCTCCAagccagcagcagcaacagcagcagccgcCATTGTCTCCACCACCAAAATCACCTCCACCAAAATCGCCTCCTCCTATATCACCAAAACCTGTGGGTCTGAAATTCAAACTTCCGAAGAAGCAAGTAAGACGGTCCGAATCCTTGAAGACCAGCACAGAAATGGAAAAGGGTGAAATTCTTAACAAAATTAacactgaaaagaaaagcaaagtaTTTCACCTAAATGTTTCCTCAAGTAAAAATACAACACTGGAGTCTGTGGCAGCTACGACAAACAATACCGTAAAAGAAGGTCCTAAAAGTTATGTTGCCCCACCAAAAAAGGCTGCTAGTGAGGACACTGTTCCACCCAGTTCTAGCAGTctggatggtgatgatgaggcaAGTCTTAGTCCTGATTTACCTGGAGAAGAGGCACCTCCaccccctgacaacatagcatTTATGATCACCAACACTAAAGTTCAAGCCTTGTCTTGTGGCGAGTACCAGGAACTGGTCAATGCCAAAAAAGGAAGTGTCCAGACTGTCACTGTAGGTTCTGCTGTGAGCCGGGAGAATAATACTACTGATTCCACAGGTCCACAGAATAATTGCTTCAACAAGAAGCCCGTCATCATCATTTTTGATGAACCCATGGACATCCGTTCAGCTTACAAACGCCTGTCTACCATCTTTGAATGTGAGGAGGAATTGGACAGGATGCTAGCAGAAGAGCGAATAGATGAGGAGAGTGAGGAGTCAGACACGGAGAAGATTGGTGGGCTGCAGGTAAACGCTGGATCAGCTGAGATTGTAGATGGCAAAAAGGTCAGCACTTCACAAGTGACTGCAGACCATCATagtttatcatcatcatcttcttcaatgTCTGAGCTGACGGATAACGGAGTGAACTTAGAGTCAAATGGTGACACCAAGCAGGATGGCAAGAAGAGGTTCAAACTTAAGTTCCCTAAAAAGCAACTGGCTGCACTCACCCAGGCAATTCGCACTGGCACCAAGTCAGGCAAGAAGACTTTACAGGTGGTTGTgtatgaggatgaggaggaatgtGATGGCACTATCAGACAACACAAAGAGGCGACAAGATTTGAAATCGCACGTGCAAAATCCTTGGCAGATGCTCCCAAAGTAACGGGTTCCACAGTGTTGACGAGGCAGAACTCTGACTCCCTTTGCAGGACAAATGAGATAAGGAAGAACACCTACAAGACACTGGACAGCCTGGAGCAGACTATCAAACAGCTGGAGACTACTATCAGTGAGATGGGACCTCACTCCCCTACTGAGCCAGTGTGCACAGATGAATCTAAAACAGGGAATGGGAAAAGCTCAGAAGGATTAGGGCTGAAAaggtcttcctctctccctACCTCTAGAGGGGCAGGCCCAAAGGTACTCAGCAAAAAATCATTCCAGAAGAAGATTAAACCTCAGCTCCTTCCTCGTCCTGTAATCATCCCTACTACTACCACAGCCACCACTGCCCCCAGTGCCCCCAACACCGTACAAAAGGTCTCTTTCTAGCTCTTGTTGCTCTTGGAGGTCTTTGGGTCCTTCTTTGTCGTTTAAAAACCTACTTTTACTCCAACTCTAACCACTGAAATTCTGAAATGATTAATCCACTCCACAGGTGCTTGGATACATTGGAAATGCCTCCCCAAGGCTCTCTCCCCTTGTGAAATCATGACACATGACATGATTGGGGTGGCCTTTTGTTGGGTTCTTGGCTACCACGTCCCTCCTTCAGATCATTGCTAAAACTCCAAGGTTTTTAGCAAGTGGCAAACTCCTCATCAAAGACACTGTCACGATAATTACTCCTTAATATCTTCCTTATTCTTGACTGCATGTACTGTGTATTGACTTCAAGTCTCACTGGGTGCATGGTCTGTCGTTGGTGTTAATCACTGAGGTGTTAAATAAGGTTCTTTGACCTGTTAGTGCTTTGATTTTTCATACTTCCTATatggtgtgttttctttcttttgttttatttcttcttttgttttttcgttTGGATCCCCTTGCAGAACACCAGTGTCGCTTCCCCTACTAGTCGGATGCCCGTCCCTTTGTCTGCGAAGTCCAGGCAGTCGCCGGGGACTACCGACAAAGCGGGAAAACAGCAAAAACTGCAGGACGCTCAGAGGCAGTTCCGACAGGTAGTTTTACTATAGAGCCTTACCAGGGACTAGAGGAAACAAACATATAGCAGTTGAAGACATGAGACATACCTACCAAAGCTGTGAGCTATGACGTGTTCTGAAAAAGATAAAGTCACCACGGTAGCACCTGTGGAGCTGTTGATGTTTCTCTCGAGTCCGCTCTGACAAGAAGGCATGCTTGACTCTTGACTGTTACCCCATAACATCACTGTACTGTATGCTTTTGCATGTCCACACTGCTCATGGTTTCACTGTGTTGGtgactaaacaaaaaaaaaaaaaaaggaaaaatggtgAAGAAAAGTGGAATCCTGCCCTGGCCATTATGAGTTCTCATCATACCTCCTGTTCCCATCACAGCTGAGTTCTTAAACAGTGTTGTCAAATGCCAGGAGGCTTATGGCTATGAAATACAAACCTAACTGATATGCCtatgcatcctcctcctcctcctcagaatGCACCTCTGCTCAAACCCAACATGGTTGCATAGCTTCTTAACCTCACAATGAAATATTTCCTTACACCCAAGACCTCGCCACAACTCACCATCTTGCATCACCGGTTTCAGTGGAATACTGGCCCACATTGCCCCTGTCTGCTATTCAAACTCCTAACCCTGTTTTCTATTTCCCTTCAGTCTTGCATCTCTGCCTTATGAAACTTCCCTTACAGTCCCTTTACAATGAATGACAATCCCTCTAACACCAGCATCTGTAAAGATGCCCCTCCTGTCTACTATCACACTGTCTAACACCTGCAGTGCTCTGTTTTATGGTAACATGTCTCATGTGTCTCACCATTCGTGTAACATTGTTAAAACAGAGCTTCagcatttgttgttgtttttggtgtcTTTTAGTTGTGTCTTAGCAATATTAATGTTTGTGTAGTGGTAACCTGTTTCTATGTATGTAActtgtaggttttttttaacatcgtCTTACCattttatatgtattatttgacCAGATTTCTTTTTTGACAA contains:
- the si:ch211-285f17.1 gene encoding sickle tail protein homolog isoform X12, coding for MSEADTPTGFTRGSRVRASLPVVRSTNQTKDRSLGVLCLQYGDETKRIRMPNEITSIDTVRALFVSAFPQQLTMKMLESPSVAVYVKDDMRNMYYELNDVRNITDHSSLKVYHKDPAQAFSHGPRPANGDTRMHNEMGHVSRDGPQTLRQHPVGPPLHHPIQGALPPAPHSMPPSPSRIPFGPRPSSIPGSATMPRERVSTNPPARSNSPCPSAILERRDVKPDEDMGGKSHSLARGNEGLYADPYLLQEGRMSMASSHGPHPNPGLDGPEHGLGFHRASIRSTGSYSGPSPTDSMDHPSLYRQKSRNSQLPTLGSKTPPPSPHRMTEVRMIDIHGVPPHGVSMERGSPVRQSFRKEDLTGTKQRSNMGSPVVVDPQGHLQGPIPPAGDHQTRERMKAMEHQIASLTGLVQHALLKGSNASGTKEPVSERPPKTSSPAHSAHSSGGSPILGPKSNIAPTDKLSVPLKVNLLQFRKNVSDLRIQLHQMRQLQLQNQEALRAHLKRAEQEISVKLTEAMRSLEDPVQKQRVLVEEDRHKYLGLEERVLTQLGELEQYVVSLQKDLAATRRVVTLKDVEEGAVTLRKVGESLAGLKGEFPALQTRMRAVLRVEVEAVKFLKEEPHKLDSMLKRVKNLTDTLSTLRRCATEGHQKAPDPPTNVTMIDSPSATAAEHNPAESSQVSPQPSSASAQLEPQTSTIRSEVMPSSPVVIHHVQSSPVYMQQSQQSAALTLQPSPPLTPSPSHTPIPNPSKSQGRESPSGGSSDQPSYKKTNGNSINNGNSTANQVLVIEELQISQDKSKNRALSIEAAEKEWEEKRQSMGHYDGKDFDKILQEAQANMMKGIPSLDVDENPGLPPAASGDTHKPVESPSEETQSEPNPDKTVKKGPEKLPKPVMEKPAKQALERPSKSAAKPASTDSTKQTSEKFNKSPPPPPPRKTFPSSSSGMTTTRSGEVIFIRKESVTTQEDEGDAPPPAPQTKPTKVPPETKLKPATPPPLTASVSGEEEDEGDKIMAELQVFQKCAVKDVGVKNLVEPTTRIEPQIREIRPGALLPLKEKKQSSEPSREDKDPDTDENGNTTVRQSQGVIYYVTGQIPKEQQPPSGMEETSEPREPTQPSSQVSNVNVNDNSPSQQQQQQQPPLSPPPKSPPPKSPPPISPKPVGLKFKLPKKQVRRSESLKTSTEMEKGEILNKINTEKKSKVFHLNVSSSKNTTLESVAATTNNTVKEGPKSYVAPPKKAASEDTVPPSSSSLDGDDEASLSPDLPGEEAPPPPDNIAFMITNTKVQALSCGEYQELVNAKKGSVQTVTVGSAVSRENNTTDSTGPQNNCFNKKPVIIIFDEPMDIRSAYKRLSTIFECEEELDRMLAEERIDEESEESDTEKIGGLQVNAGSAEIVDGKKVSTSQVTADHHSLSSSSSSMSELTDNGVNLESNGDTKQDGKKRFKLKFPKKQLAALTQAIRTGTKSGKKTLQVVVYEDEEECDGTIRQHKEATRFEIARAKSLADAPKVTGSTVLTRQNSDSLCRTNEIRKNTYKTLDSLEQTIKQLETTISEMGPHSPTEPVCTDESKTGNGKSSEGLGLKRSSSLPTSRGAGPKVLSKKSFQKKIKPQLLPRPVIIPTTTTATTAPSAPNTVQKNTSVASPTSRMPVPLSAKSRQSPGTTDKAGKQQKLQDAQRQFRQANGSAKRVGGDHKTTSPTIPISKIPAFYPSSTKGSSQSAQNSDATNPINHSSSSCSSVTKSSTLSSHTPRSGSLPSSHIPSLSNGSLKLPTPSQHTGKALSFSSQNQNGRVHSSSSFSSSSSSSSSPSPLSPTPVGPGGKSIRTIHTPSFTSYRSHNGSSGKSCIPTATAAKDTT